In the genome of Aspergillus luchuensis IFO 4308 DNA, chromosome 2, nearly complete sequence, one region contains:
- a CDS encoding complex I NDUFA5 subunit family protein (COG:C;~EggNog:ENOG410PPI3;~InterPro:IPR006806;~PFAM:PF04716;~go_process: GO:0022904 - respiratory electron transport chain [Evidence IEA]), with amino-acid sequence MRSTFRLLAGVKPARYLEPFAPTGLTGLVTHPSPRPTLIFLYKSTLDKLKAFPESSVYRQSTEALTRHRLQIVESTKPPGFDAWLERVKKAVAEEPERFASLRRPDGTYAAWQRDDGSDNPRGQEWDGESIEPTTEGPARTAEEEARWHQAIEDSTKPTAESDFHTSQMKWENEPALEAEQIAEIERQIGAGLIEEVIEVAEGELKVVDELYRTSAWEELSEKPRPGQWSYFERKTE; translated from the exons ATGAGGTCTACATTCCGGTTGCTCGCCGGTGTGAAGCCGGCTCGTTACTTGGAGCCTTTCGCTCCTACCGGCTTGACCGGCCTCGTCACTCACCCTAGCCCTCGCCCGACCTTGATCTTCCTCTACAAGTCCACCCTGGACAAGCTGAAGGCCTTCCCCGAGTCCTCCGTCTACCGCCAGTCTACCGAAGCATTGACCCGCCATCGCCTGCAGATCGTCGAGTCCACGAAGCCGCCCGGATTCGATGCTTGGTTGGAGCGTGTGAAGAAGGCCGTGGCTGAAGAGCCCGAGCGCTTCGCCTCTCTTCGCCGTCCTGACGGTACATATGCCGCCTGGCAGCGTGACGACGGTTCCGACAACCCCCGTGGTCAggaatgggatggagagagcATCGAACCTACTACCGAGGGCCCCGCTCGTAcggcagaggaagaagcgcGGTGGCACCAGGCCATTGAGGACTCTACCAAGCCCACTGCCGAATCAGACTTCCACACTTCACAGATGAAGTGGGAGAACGAGCCCGCCCTGGAGGCTGAGCA GATCGCCGAAATTGAGAGACAGATTGGCGCCGGCCTGATCGAGGAGGTCATTGAGGTTGCTGAGGGCGAGTTGAAGGTTGTTGACGAGCTGTACAGGACTTCCGC TTGGGAGGAGCTTTCCGAGAAGCCCAGACCCGGCCAGTGGTCTTACTTTGAGCGCAAGACCGAGTAA